The genomic interval GACGCATGCTAGGTAGGTCTTGTACACTTTATGCTCTTCAAATTGCCTGGTTATTGCACTGGCGGCGGCTTTGGTCTTGGCTAAAATCAGTACCCCGGTCGTATTGGCATCGAGACGGTGTACTGGGCGAAGCTGCCATAATGCAAATGCCTGGCTTAAAATATAAACCACAGTATTTTTATTATATCGACCACAGGCATGCACTGGTAAGGGCGCTGGTTTATTAATGATGAAATAATAGTCGTCATCATAAAGTATCTCGATCGCAGTATCAACATAGGGTTCGATTACATCCTGATATATCGTTTCAATATAGTCGCCAGCTTTAACAATTGTTGCTAGTGTCGTCGGTGCGCCGTTGCAAAGCAGCTCTGCCTTCGACATTTTTGTCTGCCAATGATGCTCTGAGATATGCGGAAATTTATCGGCCAGCAAATCAAGCAAGCGCCAGCCGTGGTAGCACAGTTTAACCGATAATGGCCGATGGCTTTCATAGGGTATGGATCCTGGTAATGGATCACATACGGCCGCGATTTTTTGTGTATATTGTGTATAAAGATTCGAGTTCACGCTGCCAATACCAATAAATTAATGTTAGCTATATTTTCATATCACTTACATTTTACAATCGCATTTTGCTATCGCTACTATACAAAATTATTAATTTTCTGTATTATTGAATGGCTAGCTTTTTATTTTTGTAGTATTTATGAAGAAGTTTCTCAATAAAATTCAGCAATTATCTTCTATATTAGTAACTATTCAAAAAATGTCGCCGAGCACCTACTGCCTATCCGTACT from Deltaproteobacteria bacterium carries:
- a CDS encoding RluA family pseudouridine synthase; translation: MNSNLYTQYTQKIAAVCDPLPGSIPYESHRPLSVKLCYHGWRLLDLLADKFPHISEHHWQTKMSKAELLCNGAPTTLATIVKAGDYIETIYQDVIEPYVDTAIEILYDDDYYFIINKPAPLPVHACGRYNKNTVVYILSQAFALWQLRPVHRLDANTTGVLILAKTKAAASAITRQFEEHKVYKTYLACVCGHPSNDEFVCEQAITATASVAGRRDIAPNQRGVTAHTVIKVLRRNDDETSLVEVTPRSGRTNQIRLHLAANGHAIVSDQIYQETPTESLAFSKDTPIELHAWKICFIHFVTDKSIQVTAQPPSWA